In Pseudomonas oryzihabitans, the DNA window TGGGCGCTCGACTCCATCAGGTGTAGGCGCGCTGAGACGGCTTTATCGTCGAAGCCCAACAATGCGGCGGTGACATGGCCAACGTTGGACTTCGCTGCACTCAGCCCAACCTACAATACGACTCCGAGCGAAGAGCGCTCAGCCCTTTTTGAGCTTCTTCAGGCGCTTCTTCGACTTGTCGATGACTTCCTTGCGCTCCTTGTCCTTCAGCTCTTTCCATCCCTTGATCTCTGAGCGTTTGCGGCCACATCCCTGGCAGACGTCGTCTTTGATCTTGCACTGGCTGATGCAGGGACTTTCGACCTTACCCACGGCAACCTCGGAAATGAAAAAGGCCCTGCAGTATAACCACTGCAGGGCCCTGTCCAGCGCCATCGGGCAGGATGGCGGGCTATGGGAGCGATTTAGAAAACCGCTTGAACCTTCAGGCCACCCACCACGGCATTGTCGACCTCACGCACACCACCCGGATTCTTGATGTACTGGAGGTTGGGGCGCACGGTGAGCCAGTTGGTCACGTGCACGCCATAGTAGATCTCGGCGTCGTACTCGTTGTGCTGCAGCGGCGTGAAGGCCGGATCGTTGTAGTCGGTGGCACCGGCGGCCTGGTTGAGGGCGCGCTGGTTGTCGCGGAAGTCACCGTTGGTGGTGATGCGTGCGACGCCGAAGCCGATGTCATCCTTGGGACGGCCATCGAAGGGGCCCTTGTAGACCAGGCCGGCCTGGACGTAGCTGCTGACCTTGTTGACGTCCTTGGCATGGGCGGTGAAGTTGGCGAACACCGACAGGCCACGGCTCGGGTCATCATTGTGAGCGGTGATCTGCTGACGGGCGACGACCCAGTAGCCGTGCTTGCTGGAGTGCTCCTTGTAGTCCAGACCGGTAAGGGCCGCGGAGTTGCCGTTGACGTCCTCGTAGACGTCGTTGGCATCGGCGGTGCTGTAGTAGTAGCCGACGCGGTATTCGCCCGGCAGGCCGTTGACCTTGGGCGACCAGACCATTTCCACCGGCAGGACCGCACCCTTGGTGCCGCTGCCGTTGAGCTTGAAGCCGTTGCCGGTTTCCAGCAGCGACGGATTCTGCTCGTAGGCACCGACCTGGACGAACAGCTCGGGGGTCAGGTTGTACTTGACGCGCAGGGCCCACTGGCTGACGGGCCAGTTGTACCAGACGCCTTCCCAGTTGCCGACCTGGGAGCCGCAGAACGCCAGGTTCTGGAAGTCGCACTCGAAGGAGTTGAAGTCCTCGCCTTCACCGAAGCGACCGGCCTTGATGTCCAGGCGACCGTCGAAGAAGCCCTTGGACAGCCACAGCTGGGTCAGACGCCAGGTCTGGCCACGGCCATAGACTTCCTGTACCGAGGAGTAGCCGCCCACGCGCGGATCGGTGATGCGGTCGTCGGTGAGGTTGCGGCCGTCACGGGAGGTGATGGCCAGCTTGAACACCGAGTTTTCCCAGCCGGCGATCTTGTTCATGTCGCCCCACAGGCCGAACATGTACTGCGAGCTCCAGCGCCCGGTGCGATCGTCGTCGTAGCCGCCACGCAGGTTGGTCGCGCCTTCGCCCACGTATTCGAGCTTGATGTCCCAGCCCTTGTCGCGCAGGTCCTTGCGCACGCCACCCCAGTCACCGGTCATGGTGTTGCCCAGGGGCTCGAAGGCGGCCTCGGTGTTGTTGACGCCGCTGAAGTTGCCACCCGGATTGGCCTGGGGGGCCGCCTGGACACCGGCGGAGACCGCCAGGGCGAGCAGCGACACCAGGGGCAGTGCGAGCCCCGAACGATTCTTGTGATTCTGACTATTCATTACTGAGATCCCTTTTTATTGAAGTGATGACACCCAGGGCCCGAAACCCGCGTCTCTAATACTTACGGCAGGACGTTGAGGACTTCGTAACAGGCACCCATGGTGTGGTAGTCGACCTTGCCGGCCGGACTCTTGTCGTCGGAGTACTTGTGGTTCCGACGGTCGAGCAGGCGCCACCACGCGCCGTGCTCGTGATCGATGAAATGCGTCCAGCTGTAGCGCCAGAGCGCCTCATAGTGTTCCCAATAGCGGGCCTCGCCACTGCGCTCCGCCAGCAGCGCCGCGGCGGCCAGGGCCTCGGCCTGCACCCAGAAATACTTGTCCGGATCGCAGGGCGAACCATCCGGGGCGAAGCCGTAGTAGAGGCCGCCGTGCTCGCCATCCCAGCTCAGGCGCCAGGACACGTCGAACAGCTCTCTCGCACGCGGCAGCAGCCA includes these proteins:
- a CDS encoding DUF1289 domain-containing protein, whose amino-acid sequence is MGKVESPCISQCKIKDDVCQGCGRKRSEIKGWKELKDKERKEVIDKSKKRLKKLKKG
- a CDS encoding carbohydrate porin, whose product is MNSQNHKNRSGLALPLVSLLALAVSAGVQAAPQANPGGNFSGVNNTEAAFEPLGNTMTGDWGGVRKDLRDKGWDIKLEYVGEGATNLRGGYDDDRTGRWSSQYMFGLWGDMNKIAGWENSVFKLAITSRDGRNLTDDRITDPRVGGYSSVQEVYGRGQTWRLTQLWLSKGFFDGRLDIKAGRFGEGEDFNSFECDFQNLAFCGSQVGNWEGVWYNWPVSQWALRVKYNLTPELFVQVGAYEQNPSLLETGNGFKLNGSGTKGAVLPVEMVWSPKVNGLPGEYRVGYYYSTADANDVYEDVNGNSAALTGLDYKEHSSKHGYWVVARQQITAHNDDPSRGLSVFANFTAHAKDVNKVSSYVQAGLVYKGPFDGRPKDDIGFGVARITTNGDFRDNQRALNQAAGATDYNDPAFTPLQHNEYDAEIYYGVHVTNWLTVRPNLQYIKNPGGVREVDNAVVGGLKVQAVF